The Fimbriimonadaceae bacterium nucleotide sequence TGACGGAGGACGTCGTCCGCCACCTTAAACGCGCTGCTGAGCGAAGTGGAGCGCTCGACGACTCCCATCAAGTTCTCGTTCGGCACGACGATGAGGGTGTCGCAGGCGGCCCTCATCCTTTCCAGGCCGGTGTGGGCGACCTTGCTGCGCTTCGGGCCTTCAAAGGCGAAGGGCCGGGTCACAACCCCGACCGTGAGGATGTCCATTCGGCGTGCGAGCTCTGCGATGACGGGGGCCGCGCCCGTACCTGTCCCGCCGCCCATGCCGGCCGTGACGAACACCAGGTCCGCCCCTTCAAGCATCTCTACCAGGGCGCGCTCCGAGTCCTTGGCTGCCTGCTCGCCCCGGGTGGGATCGCCGCCTGCGCCGAGTCCGCGCGTCTGGGAGCCACCGATCACCATCAGGGTCTCCGCGGGGTTGCGCTCGAGCACCTGTCGGTCCGTGTTCACCGCCACAAACGAGACGCCGCCGACGCCCGCCTCGACCATCCGCTCTACCGCGTTGCAGCCGGCACCGCCGACGCCGACGACCTTTATGACAGCGCGCGATTCGAAGAGGTTGAGTGGGCTCATGTCAGTTCCTTCATTAAGACCTGGGTTGGTCTAGGGTCAAGACGCATTCCGGGCCGGGCGAGTCGCAGGATGTTTTCCACAGGGAGCCTTTGGGGTGGTCGGGCGGGGTCCGGGCTTCGGGGGCAAGCTTCGCGAAACCCCGAAAGGGCGCTCTCGCAGCCATACTGTCGCCCATGGCTATCGCCATAGTCGGCATCGTCATGGGTTCCAAGAGCGACCTGGAGACCATGCGGGAGGCAGCGCGCGCTTTGGAGGAGTTCGGCGTGCCCTACGAAATGGACGTCACCAGCGCGCACCGCACCCCAGAGCGCATGGCGAAGTACGCCCAGACCGCGCGCGAACGGGGGCTTAAGGTCGTGATCGCAGGGGCGGGCGGGGCCGCGCACCTGCCGGGAATGGTGGCCGCCTACACATCCCTGCCCGTGATTGGCGTGCCCGTGCCATCGAAGGCGCTCTCGGGGCTCGATTCGTTGCTCTCGATCGTGCAGATGCCGGCTGGAGTGCCCGTCGCCACGGTGGCCATCGGGAACGCCCGGAACGCGGGGCTGCTCGCGGTCGCCATCCTCGCCGCCCACGATGCCGAGCTCGCGGAGAAGCTGGACGACTTCCGGCGGCGGCAGGCGCAAGCCGTGGTGGATTCGGCGAACGACCTTAGCTAAGGCCCGCCACCGAATCATGAAGCCGTCCGCCGTGCAAAATGGGGGCCGATGGCGGCGCAGATCCTGGACGGTAAGGCCCTTTCCCATACAGTGCGACAGGAAGTGGCCGAGAGGACAGCCGCGCTCCGAGCACAGGGAGTGGTGCCGAGGATCGAGGCGGTGGTGGCGGCCCAAGACCCTGCCAGCCTCGCTTACGTCCGCATGAAGCGGAACTGGGCTGAGAAGGCAGGCATGGAGAGCGGCTCCTTCGACGTGACCGCAGAGAGCAACACGGACGAAGTCCTGGCTCAGATCGACCGGTTGAACCACGACCCCAAAGTCCACGGGGTGCTCATTCAGCACCCGTTGCCGAAGCACATCGACGAGGACCGGTGTCTGGCCGCGCTCGATCCGGACAAGGACGTGGACGGCATCACCCCGACCTCGTTGGGGCGCTTGCTCGCGGGATTGCCCGGCTTCCGGTGCGCCACCCCCCTGGGCATCACGATCCTCCTGGCCGCGCACGGGGTCTCCCTGGAAGGCAAGCACGCGGTCGTGGTCGGGCGCAGCGTGATCCTCGGCAAGCCGGCCGCCCTCATGCTGCTCGAAGCGAACGCGACCGTGACCGTCGCCCACTCCCGGACCCGCGATTTGCCCGACCTGGTCCGCACGGCGGACGTCTTGGTGGCGGCCGTCGGCCGCGCGGAAATGGTGCGCGGCGACTGGCTCAAGCCCGGTGCCGTCGTGGTGGACGCGGGATACAACAAGGTGGAGGGCCGCAGCCACGACGTGGGCGACTGCCACTTCGAGGAGTGCGCGGCGGTGGCCTCCTGGATCACCCCGGTCCCAGGCGGGGTTGGCCCGATGACGGTGGCTTCTCTGCTTCGGAACACGGTCTTGGCGGCCGAACTTTCTCGATAACGAACCCTATGGGATTTGCCGGGCGTATACTCCGGACGCTATGCGAGCCCAGAAGCTCTCGTTCCTGACCCTTTTCGTGGTTCTCGTCTCCATGATGCTTTCGGGCTGCGGAGGCAGCAGTGGGAGCGTCGCCCGCTTTGTCCATGCCGTCGTCGACGGAGGGCGGTTCGACGTCCTCGTCAACGACCGCGTCGTCGCCTCCGATGTCCGGTTCCGCACGGCCACCCAGTACCTCGGCATCGATAGCGGCGCCGTTACGGTCAAACTCCGACAGACCGGCACCAGCACGATCGTCCTGACCCGCAACCTGACGGTCAACGCGGGAGACGAGTTCACAATCGTCTTCAGCGGGTTCGTGAACCCCGTCGGTGGGGAACCGTCCCTGCAAGCGAGGACCTTCAGCGACGACCGCTCCGAGCCGGACGAGAACAAGTACGAGGTTCGCGTGATCCACTCCGCGGGCTCGACGGACCTCTCCCCCGCCGACCTCTACATCAACCGCACCAACCAGAACCAGAACGGCACCAACCCCGTCTTCACGAACCTGGACTTCGGGGACGTGACGGGGTACCGCCAGTTCGACACGGGAACCCGTCGCATCATCGTCACGCAGTCGGGAAGCAAGGCGAACGTCTTCTATGACAGCCAGGGCGACGACGTCACCTTTGGCAACAAGTCGAAGCGGACCCTGGTACTCGTCGACGGGCCCGACGTCAATGAAATGGCGCGGCCCATCATCCTGGCCGACCGAAACTAGTTGAGCCCCCTGATCAGGTAATTGATCGATAAATTAGCCCTGGCATTGCGATGTCAGGGCTAATTCTGTGCATAATTAAGTTATGCAGATGCTTGATCCGTCAGGCGGCGCGGCACATGAAGTCGCGAAGCAGCTCTTGACCAGCCCTCGTGAACTGAAGACCTTCCTTGAGATCCCGTACGAAGAACTCGAGGAGCGCAACCTAGAGGCCAAGGCTCTGCAATTGGCCCGGACCCCGGACACGGAGCTCCAAGAGCGGTACCTGAAGTACCTCGCCGACGAGCGCCGGATCAAGGCGGTCACCGTCTTTTTCACGGACCTGGAAGGCCGGTTCCACTCGCTGGACTACGACAAGAAGTTCCTGCTGAAGGCGTGGGACAACCTCACCTTCGACGGGTCCAGCGTCCGCGGCTTCAGCGTCGTGAGCGAGTCGGACCTGCGCCTGGCGATCGACTGGGGCAGTTTCCGCTGGCTGCCGAGCGACGTCTTCGGCCCCGGCAAGGTCATCACTTTCGGCCTGATCCAGGACCGCGACGGGATGCCTTACCCGAGCGACATGCGCAGCCGGTTAAAGGCGCTGAGCGACGAGCTTGCCGTCCAGAACCGGGTCGCCAACGCCGCCGTCGAGTGCGAGGGCTTCCTCTTCGAGGGCCGCAACGCGGAGCAGAACTTCGACGTCGCCCAGGGCTTCTCGACCGTCCACACGGGCGGCTATTTCCACAGCCTCCCCTCGGACCCGCTCCGGGTCTTCATCGACCGCTTGGCCGAGGCGCAGCGCGCCCTCGGATTCGAGAATGAGAAGGACCATCCGGAGGTCGCGCCGAGCCAGTTCGAGCTGAACTACTCCTACACCGAGGCGCTGGTGGCTGCGGACCAGATCCAGCTTTACAAGCTCACCGCGCGACAGGTGGCCGCCTTGATGGGCCTCACCGCGAGCTTCCTGCCCAAGCCGGTGGCCGGCATCAACGGCAGCGGCATGCACACGAACCTCTCCATCAGCGAGAACGGCAAGAACCTGATGTTCGACGCGAAGGGCGAGGACCAGCTTTCGAAGTTCGGCTGGGGGTTCATCGACCGACTGCTGAACAGCGCGAACGACCTCTGCCTTGTGTTGAACCCCTCGGTCAACGCCTATCGCCGGCTCGACCCGAACTACGAGGCCCCGAACCAGATCAAGTCGTCCGCGGTCGACCGCACGTCAATGGTTCGGATCCCGCTGGGCAACGAGAAGTCAGCGCGGGTCGAGGTCCGCACCGTCGCGCCCGATGCGAACCCTTACTTGGCGCTCTACTGCCTCATCAAGACGGGGCTTGAAGGGCCGATGACCGAGAAGATCACGGCCGAAGCGCGCCGCACGCGCACCCGGTTCCTGCCGGACAACATTTACGACGCAATCCGCCACTTCAAGTCGAGCGACTACGTCACCAGGCTCCTGGGCGAAGGGGTGAAGTCGAAGTACGTCGAGCGGAAAGAGGCGGTCGCCCACCGTTGCCCGCGCGAGCTGGGCACGTTGATCAAGGAGCCGGAGATCCACTTCCACCACGAGGTGACGAACCAGTTCCTCTGGTCGAACTTCTAAGCGCCTTGACTAGTAGGCTTGGTAGTCGAAAGAGCAAGGTTTGCCTCCCGCGACATAGACTGCGGGAGGCAATCGCTTTTCCCTTAGGATTACTTGATGTACGCCCTTGACTGGTCTACATCCCAGTCCCAATTGGAGGGCCAGACACCCGGAGTGGTTGAGATTTGAACCTCAACTCTAAAGAACACGTTGTAGAGCTCGGTTTCCGGATCTGGGCTGCTCACGCCTATCATGTAGTCCCTCGCCGACGCTCCCTCGACCACCGCTTCAAGAGTCCGGAAGGTACGGCTGATAGTGCCATCTTCCGGGGTGACGCGTACCCACTCGAATTCAAGAGGGGCGACCTCCTTCAAGAGGTAAAGGATCTCCGTGCGGTTGCTCGGCAATGTGCTTCGAGAGGTCAATTTGAGAGCTAGGCCCGTAGCACTCGACTTCGCGCTGGATTCGACCCCGAACTTTCCGATGAAGACGAGGTAGGAGTTATCACTGACCTCTCCCGTCGGCACAGGGCCTCCATCGAACCGCACGAATTCCGCATCAGGAAACTTGGGCGACCCTTCGTCGTTCTCGGACGCGTTCGTGCCTAATGAAGGAGTTAATGTGGAAATGTTCACTCCCGTAACGACCTCGCCCGACGATCCTCGCAGGGGCAAGCGGGTGGTCCAGGTACTAGCGGCGGTGGTGGCGAAGGCCTTAGTGTTGTCCGTCTTGTTCCCGCCGAAAACGGGGTTGGTGCTCGTGTCATCGATGCCGGTCAGCGTGTGGGCGATGGTTGTCCCAAAGTCGGTGAACGCCTTGAGGTCGAGGACGGCGCCGTTCCACGGTGAGGCCGAAGGCAGCCAGACCCAGGGGTGCGGCCCGTTGCCGACGATCTTGCCGTCCGCGTTCGCCTGGGCCGGCATCCCGGTGAGGCCGGGCTCGCCGATGAACTCGAGCGTTGCGGTCGAGACCGTGTAGCGGAACGGTTGGGCGAGTTGAAAGGAGAAGACCCCCGGGTCCATGTAGCCGACGAGCACGCCGTTGTCGCCCACGTCGATCACGGTGCCGCTGCGGCCGCTCGGCCAGCCCGTGAGCTGGGTCGGGGCGTTGTAGTCAGAGATTCCAGAGTTGTATGTCCAGTAGCAGGGCACGCGATCTGATGCGTTGCTATTGCTGAAGACCTCGCCCCCGATGACGTTCGACGAGTTGATGCCGTTCGCCTTGCCGTAGGTGTAGCCGGCGGTATTGAGGGCGGTCACGCCCCCGCCAGACTCGTTGCGCCAATAGGGCACAGGCTGGGGGGAAGAGCTCCCTTGGGCGTGGAAGACCAGGCGTCCGGACTGGTTGATGTCGTTAGCCCAGCCAATCGTGCGCGAGTTTGGAAAAAGGGTAGTGTAGACGGTCGATGAGTCCGGCCAGTAGGCGGCCGAGACATCCCCCCCGGTGCTGGTGTTCCCTCTCCCGCTGAACGCGGTGCCGTTGGTCGAGAGGGCGGCGGCGTAGTCCGCCCCGGTGATCCGAGGGAGGAGCGTGACGGTCGTCCCGCTGAGGAACGCGCCTTTACTGTCTTGGCCGCCGGTCGATTTGTAGACGCGGAGGGCAAGCTTGCCGCCGGACGGGGCGAGCCGACCGGCCTCGGCGCGGTCGTAGCTCTCGCCGATGGTGGAGTTTTCAGTGAGCG carries:
- a CDS encoding DUF4397 domain-containing protein; translation: MRAQKLSFLTLFVVLVSMMLSGCGGSSGSVARFVHAVVDGGRFDVLVNDRVVASDVRFRTATQYLGIDSGAVTVKLRQTGTSTIVLTRNLTVNAGDEFTIVFSGFVNPVGGEPSLQARTFSDDRSEPDENKYEVRVIHSAGSTDLSPADLYINRTNQNQNGTNPVFTNLDFGDVTGYRQFDTGTRRIIVTQSGSKANVFYDSQGDDVTFGNKSKRTLVLVDGPDVNEMARPIILADRN
- the ftsZ gene encoding cell division protein FtsZ, with translation MSPLNLFESRAVIKVVGVGGAGCNAVERMVEAGVGGVSFVAVNTDRQVLERNPAETLMVIGGSQTRGLGAGGDPTRGEQAAKDSERALVEMLEGADLVFVTAGMGGGTGTGAAPVIAELARRMDILTVGVVTRPFAFEGPKRSKVAHTGLERMRAACDTLIVVPNENLMGVVERSTSLSSAFKVADDVLRQGVQGISDIVTRPGLINVDFNDVRAVLKDAGVALMGIGTGIGEERARVAAQAAATSPLLDTRINSAKRMLVSITAGPDFSIGEVSDAMAYLARFTHVEDANVFLGHVVDEGMGETVQVTILAAGFEEAAPEQQDRSMFLDQAPQRTNSDEQVARTRREAPPIEIEDLDLNIPSFLRRVKSGG
- a CDS encoding bifunctional 5,10-methylenetetrahydrofolate dehydrogenase/5,10-methenyltetrahydrofolate cyclohydrolase; translated protein: MAAQILDGKALSHTVRQEVAERTAALRAQGVVPRIEAVVAAQDPASLAYVRMKRNWAEKAGMESGSFDVTAESNTDEVLAQIDRLNHDPKVHGVLIQHPLPKHIDEDRCLAALDPDKDVDGITPTSLGRLLAGLPGFRCATPLGITILLAAHGVSLEGKHAVVVGRSVILGKPAALMLLEANATVTVAHSRTRDLPDLVRTADVLVAAVGRAEMVRGDWLKPGAVVVDAGYNKVEGRSHDVGDCHFEECAAVASWITPVPGGVGPMTVASLLRNTVLAAELSR
- the purE gene encoding 5-(carboxyamino)imidazole ribonucleotide mutase; the encoded protein is MAIAIVGIVMGSKSDLETMREAARALEEFGVPYEMDVTSAHRTPERMAKYAQTARERGLKVVIAGAGGAAHLPGMVAAYTSLPVIGVPVPSKALSGLDSLLSIVQMPAGVPVATVAIGNARNAGLLAVAILAAHDAELAEKLDDFRRRQAQAVVDSANDLS
- a CDS encoding glutamine synthetase translates to MLDPSGGAAHEVAKQLLTSPRELKTFLEIPYEELEERNLEAKALQLARTPDTELQERYLKYLADERRIKAVTVFFTDLEGRFHSLDYDKKFLLKAWDNLTFDGSSVRGFSVVSESDLRLAIDWGSFRWLPSDVFGPGKVITFGLIQDRDGMPYPSDMRSRLKALSDELAVQNRVANAAVECEGFLFEGRNAEQNFDVAQGFSTVHTGGYFHSLPSDPLRVFIDRLAEAQRALGFENEKDHPEVAPSQFELNYSYTEALVAADQIQLYKLTARQVAALMGLTASFLPKPVAGINGSGMHTNLSISENGKNLMFDAKGEDQLSKFGWGFIDRLLNSANDLCLVLNPSVNAYRRLDPNYEAPNQIKSSAVDRTSMVRIPLGNEKSARVEVRTVAPDANPYLALYCLIKTGLEGPMTEKITAEARRTRTRFLPDNIYDAIRHFKSSDYVTRLLGEGVKSKYVERKEAVAHRCPRELGTLIKEPEIHFHHEVTNQFLWSNF